A part of Candidatus Deferrimicrobium borealis genomic DNA contains:
- the argC gene encoding N-acetyl-gamma-glutamyl-phosphate reductase: protein MKRVAIFGATGYTGFELIRLLLPHPGVNISVLTSEQYSTQPLEQAFPPFKGKLAGVSFGKMERLLSAEFDIAFLALPHTLSSAVAGPLLSRGIPVIDLSADFRFRSIPLYESVYGVAHKSPTLAAKAVYGLPEIHRAAIRKTRLAAVPGCFPTSVILGLYPLLQEGLVDRKGIVADCKTGVSGGGRGPTLGFHYPEVEGGVRPYGLPTHRHNPEMDQELSLAAGETVAITFVPHLMPMVRGILATCYAMAKPKVTAKDVEAAYRKRYGKEPFVRLLPPGLLPSTKDVRGSNFCDIAWRVDEKSRRVVVVSAIDNLVKGAAGAAVQCFNLMSGFPEEEGLRAMPLFP from the coding sequence ATGAAGCGCGTGGCGATCTTCGGGGCGACCGGGTACACCGGTTTCGAGTTGATCCGGCTGCTCCTGCCCCACCCGGGGGTGAATATCTCCGTCCTCACATCGGAGCAGTACTCCACGCAGCCGCTCGAGCAGGCGTTCCCCCCGTTCAAGGGGAAGCTTGCGGGCGTCTCCTTCGGGAAGATGGAGCGGCTTCTGTCCGCGGAGTTCGACATCGCCTTCCTCGCCCTGCCGCACACCTTGTCGTCCGCGGTCGCGGGACCGCTCCTGTCCAGGGGGATTCCGGTGATCGACCTGTCGGCCGATTTCCGGTTCCGCAGCATCCCGCTCTACGAATCGGTCTACGGGGTCGCCCACAAGAGCCCGACCCTCGCCGCGAAGGCGGTCTACGGCCTGCCCGAGATCCACCGGGCGGCGATCCGGAAGACGCGGCTTGCCGCCGTCCCGGGCTGCTTCCCGACCTCGGTGATCCTGGGGCTGTACCCGCTCCTCCAGGAAGGGCTCGTCGACCGGAAGGGGATCGTGGCGGATTGCAAGACCGGCGTTTCCGGCGGCGGGCGGGGGCCCACCCTCGGCTTTCACTACCCGGAGGTCGAGGGGGGCGTCCGGCCGTACGGGCTGCCGACGCACCGCCACAATCCGGAGATGGACCAGGAGCTGTCGCTCGCGGCGGGGGAGACGGTGGCGATCACCTTCGTCCCGCACCTGATGCCGATGGTCCGAGGAATCCTCGCCACCTGCTACGCCATGGCGAAGCCCAAGGTGACCGCGAAGGACGTCGAGGCGGCCTACCGGAAGCGATACGGGAAAGAGCCGTTCGTCCGGCTGCTGCCGCCGGGGCTGCTCCCGTCCACGAAGGACGTGCGGGGGAGCAACTTCTGCGACATCGCGTGGCGTGTGGACGAGAAGAGCCGCCGGGTGGTGGTCGTCTCCGCCATCGACAACCTCGTGAAAGGCGCGGCCGGGGCGGCGGTGCAATGCTTCAACCTGATGTCGGGATTCCCCGAGGAGGAGGGGCTCCGGGCGATGCCCCTGTTCCCGTGA
- the kdsB gene encoding 3-deoxy-manno-octulosonate cytidylyltransferase, protein MSTKGAGGRVAVVIPARYGATRLPGKPLAEIDGHPMIWYVWSKASAAKVPSRVVVATDDARIASVVRGFGGEAVLTSPECASGTDRVAEAARAMDEEILINLQGDEPLMHPSVIDAVAAPLLADPDVLMSTAALPQSDPGEYARASVVKVVVDARGDALYFSRSPVPHYRDAGTGPYRKHLGIYGYRREFLFRVAALRPSPLEEAERLEQLRVLQAGYRIRVVDVAHDSVGVDTPEDLKAVEERVCGPKRR, encoded by the coding sequence GTGAGCACGAAAGGGGCGGGGGGACGGGTCGCGGTGGTGATCCCCGCCCGCTACGGCGCGACGCGGCTGCCGGGGAAGCCGCTGGCCGAAATCGACGGGCATCCGATGATATGGTATGTCTGGAGCAAGGCGAGCGCCGCGAAGGTCCCGTCGCGCGTCGTGGTCGCGACCGACGACGCGCGGATCGCTTCGGTGGTGCGCGGGTTCGGGGGCGAGGCGGTTCTCACCTCCCCCGAATGCGCCTCCGGAACCGACCGGGTCGCCGAGGCGGCCCGCGCGATGGACGAGGAGATCCTGATCAACCTGCAGGGGGACGAGCCGCTGATGCACCCGTCGGTCATCGACGCGGTGGCCGCGCCCCTGCTCGCCGATCCGGACGTCCTGATGTCGACGGCGGCGCTCCCCCAGTCCGACCCGGGGGAATACGCGCGCGCCTCCGTGGTCAAGGTGGTGGTCGACGCCCGGGGCGACGCGCTCTACTTCTCCCGGTCCCCGGTTCCGCACTACCGGGATGCGGGAACGGGACCGTACCGGAAACACCTCGGGATCTACGGCTACCGGCGGGAGTTTCTTTTCCGCGTCGCGGCCCTTCGCCCCTCCCCCCTAGAGGAGGCGGAGCGGCTCGAGCAACTGCGCGTGCTGCAGGCGGGGTACCGGATCCGCGTTGTCGACGTGGCGCACGACTCGGTCGGTGTGGACACCCCCGAGGATCTGAAAGCCGTAGAGGAGAGGGTATGCGGCCCGAAAAGGCGGTGA
- a CDS encoding CTP synthase, which yields MRPEKAVKPKYIFVTGGVVSSLGKGLAAASIGALMEARGLKITMLKLDPYINVDPGTMNPFQHGEVFVTDDGAETDLDLGHYERFVSSPTGKKNNCTTGKIYHSVITKERRGDYLGGTVQVIPHITDEIKRVIYAAAKGYDLAIVEVGGTVGDIESLPFLEAIRQVKSDRGKENVLYVHLTLVPYIKTAGELKTKPTQHSVKELRSIGIQPDVLLCRTDRSLPKDIKGKIALFCNVTEDAVITASDVDLIYELPLVFHQEGLDDKLMELLNIWAGEPRLEDWERIVERWKNPTGEVTIAIVGKYVNLKESYKSLNEALNHGGIAHQVRVHNRYVDSEEVERQGAEAMLKGVDGILVPGGFGSRGVEGKIAAVRYARENRIPYFGICLGMQVAVVEFARNVCGLAKATSRELDSESACPVIDLMPDQLAVEEKGATMRLGAYPCKVHEKTLARKAYGAGLVSERHRHRYEFNNDYRQALSEKGMRITGVSPDDRLVEIVEIPDHPWFLGCQFHPEFRSRPLVPHPLFRDFIGAAAVRSRQGTAP from the coding sequence ATGCGGCCCGAAAAGGCGGTGAAGCCGAAATACATCTTCGTGACCGGCGGCGTCGTCTCGTCGCTGGGAAAGGGGCTCGCGGCGGCCTCGATCGGCGCCCTGATGGAAGCCAGGGGCCTCAAGATCACGATGCTGAAGCTCGACCCGTACATCAACGTGGACCCGGGGACGATGAACCCCTTCCAGCACGGCGAGGTGTTCGTCACCGACGACGGCGCCGAGACCGACCTCGATCTCGGCCACTACGAGCGGTTCGTCTCCTCTCCCACGGGCAAGAAGAACAACTGCACCACCGGCAAGATCTACCACTCCGTCATCACGAAAGAGCGCCGGGGCGACTACCTCGGCGGCACGGTGCAGGTGATCCCCCACATCACCGACGAGATCAAGCGGGTCATCTACGCGGCGGCCAAGGGGTACGACCTCGCGATCGTCGAGGTCGGGGGCACGGTGGGCGACATCGAGAGCCTCCCGTTCCTCGAGGCGATCCGGCAGGTGAAGAGCGATCGGGGGAAGGAGAACGTCCTCTACGTCCACCTGACGCTCGTTCCCTACATCAAGACGGCCGGGGAGCTGAAAACCAAGCCGACCCAGCACAGCGTGAAGGAGCTGCGCTCCATCGGCATCCAGCCCGACGTCCTGCTCTGCCGCACCGACCGGTCGCTCCCGAAGGATATCAAGGGGAAGATCGCCCTGTTCTGCAACGTCACCGAGGACGCAGTGATCACGGCGAGCGACGTCGACCTGATCTACGAGCTGCCGCTGGTCTTCCACCAGGAGGGGCTCGACGACAAGCTGATGGAGCTGCTGAACATCTGGGCGGGCGAGCCGCGCCTGGAGGATTGGGAGCGCATCGTGGAGCGGTGGAAGAACCCGACGGGGGAGGTCACCATCGCCATCGTCGGGAAGTACGTCAACCTGAAGGAGTCGTACAAGAGCCTGAACGAGGCGCTCAACCACGGCGGGATCGCACACCAGGTGCGGGTCCACAACCGGTACGTCGATTCCGAGGAGGTGGAGCGGCAAGGGGCGGAGGCGATGCTCAAGGGCGTCGACGGAATCCTCGTCCCCGGTGGGTTCGGCTCTCGCGGCGTTGAGGGGAAGATCGCCGCCGTCCGGTACGCCCGGGAAAACAGGATCCCGTACTTCGGGATCTGTCTCGGGATGCAGGTGGCGGTCGTGGAGTTCGCCCGGAACGTGTGCGGCCTAGCAAAGGCCACCAGCCGGGAGCTGGACAGCGAGAGCGCGTGCCCGGTGATCGACCTGATGCCCGACCAGCTCGCCGTGGAGGAGAAGGGGGCGACGATGCGCCTGGGCGCCTACCCGTGCAAGGTCCACGAGAAGACGCTCGCGCGGAAGGCGTACGGCGCGGGTCTGGTCTCCGAGCGGCACCGGCACCGGTACGAGTTCAACAACGATTACCGCCAGGCGCTCTCCGAAAAGGGGATGCGGATCACCGGTGTGTCGCCCGACGACCGGCTCGTCGAGATCGTGGAAATTCCCGACCACCCGTGGTTCCTCGGCTGCCAGTTCCATCCCGAGTTCCGTTCGCGGCCCCTGGTTCCGCACCCGCTGTTTCGCGACTTCATCGGCGCGGCGGCGGTCCGGTCCCGCCAGGGGACCGCTCCCTAG